The genomic stretch CTCatttttgtaaagttttaaagtaaaaaaactttaattaaaaatacatcgtaaaatatttctttcaatCACGGTTTTTAGGTTTCGATTGCTTGACTCCGTGCACGtcattaaaatgttaattaaattcAGAATTACGTCTACCAAAATTAGCTGTTGATTGTTTCGGATTGAAAAAGCATAGAAGGATGTCCGTTGtgagattttaataattttcaagcccCATCCCCTGGTGATTATTTGTTGTGAGATTTAGCTTGACTCCATCCCCTCCTAATCTCGCGAGAGATTTATCaaggattagtaggattttagTCACATTTTAGTAGAAAACATTTCTTGCCTATTTTAAGTAGGAACCTTGTTTGCTAGCGGGAAAATAAAGAGGATATTAGTCGTGAACCCCATCTTGAGATTGGATGACATTCGATTCAGTCAAAAACGCCTTTTGCGTGAACTCGCTTCTAACTTTATGTATGctcgtataatttttttagaatgggtaggtacctacctaatatcaATTTAGTCTTACGACGAAAATAATTATgtcttcttctaagtcgctcCCTCAGATCATATATGATCTGAGGTCGCTACACTCTACCTATGTATATGCGCTCAATGGTATACGCTCGTCATTAAGTCCTTGGAAATAAATGtagtaaaataaacacatttgtTTAGGTAAAGCATTATTTCACGCCGCAACAGCTTTTGACTCTATATTTCTACCAGGTGGTTCAGTTTATACATATCGCTacttaaagcagcgtttccaccaaagatgtgatatgttaatgaagcgtttctattggttgatgaaaaacacatccctcgcaacacgtcctcgcacattattggtggaaacgctgcttaactcACGGCATTCCTaccgaatatatatatatatatctcttCGTTTGAAACCAAAAGAAAGCGCTTCCATTTTTAAATAGAGCGGCCAACGAGGGCTCACCTGATGGTAACTGACCATAATTACTGTTGTGGAAAAACactaataaataacctaacctaagacCTAACCTAACTTGAAAAACCTGTGACGTTGTCATTTCAAAgctcaaaatctcaaaaacggctgaactgatattaattaagtatagctaagaaccaccaccGCAAAGATAGTCGCTTTTAAtctatctgtttgagagctacgatgccacagacagacattggcgtcaaattaCGTTTCCCGAGATACTGCTCTATGACAGATAGATAGAAGTACGACAACGATAGTAATGGGGTTCTATTCTATTTGCTACCCTTCGGGTACGGGACTCTAAACACATCTGTAAAAAAtggatgtttatgtttattcgCATTTATTATCAGTACAAATCATTTTCTTGTTTTTCAAGCAATGACAAACGTTGCATTGGACCTGATACTGCGTCCCAGGTTCGCAATCATTTTCAGATTCTAGATTCACTGTTTTTCTCAAATTACTTAATACATGACCAACCATCATTGGTAAGTTATTCTTTATGGCTTGGCCTAAGTCAAATCCCATCGTTtcttcatcttcatcatctTTTTTGTCATCATATTTGCTTggcttctttctttttttagtcGGTTTTTTTTCATCAGCTGTCAATCTTTCTTGAGTTTGTGTTTGTTCTGCTTTATTAGAGTCAAACTTAATTGACATACTTGGCTCGGAATCATCTTCAGCTGATTTAACTGGTATATTTAGAGGTTGTTCTctttcaatttgtttgactggCATACTTTCTTCGGACATGTCTTCAGAATTATTCTCATCGTTTTTGTCGTCACGATCTTCAGTTCTTCCTTCACCATTGTCACTATCTATTTCTATATTATCATTTTCTTCATAAGGCTGCTTTGTAAATTTTTCTCCTCCTGCTTCGCTTTCATTGTCTGATTCTGAAAAGTCTTGACTAtctttttttcctgtttttgaCCTCGTAGCTGTAATTTTAACGTAATGTTCTTCAGTTTTACCGtcgtcatcaccatcatcatcattatcattattgttATGTTGATCCATTTCTAAATCAATTACCTTGAAATCAGACTTTTCAGCAGCTTTCGTAGTTGTTTCATCATTTATAGATACTGATGTCTCCGTATCTTTATTTAGTCTGAGAACATTTTCAGCTTCTTTACCTTGAGACGAGAGTTGCAAGGCTTCTTTTAAAAGGTCAGTTCCACAAACGCTGAAGTTGTACGTTCCTAGCCTAACAGAATTACTATTTTTAGTGCCAGTATTACACATAAGTTTGTTATTATTGAGGCAATGGCAAAACTGACATGGACCGTAAGAGTACCAGCTCTTTGCTTTGCATTTGCCGTATACTTGTCCACTTTTGGTATTTCTACGATGGTTCGAAACTTTAATTGGATCGCATTCATTTTTAGTGCATCGTTCGTTGTCTATCTGTCCTTTGTCATTACATCGACAGATGTTGCAATCGATTACGACGTAACTTCCGGgaatacatttttgttttgtaatgtgTGATGTTGGCAGTGGTCCGAATATATTATGGCAAGACTTGTGAGGCCAGCGTCCATCTGGATTACAGATACAAATGGTTTCGTCAAGATTGTAAATTTTATGTGGACGACATGATTGACCCTTCACATCTGCGCTATTCTCGTCTGAAgctgtaaaattaaaagtacagTTTAAAACAAGATTCAGGACATAATGTGGAGCATCTTGTCCAAATTAGAATTTGCGATGAAAATGACTTTTTCTCAGCATCACGAAACATGAAGCTTAGATAGTTTTGTAAGGTGAATTTTAAATCGTAACACAAAATTAATGTTGTAATTAAAGCTGATTAttgatattaatatattaactCCTTTGTTAAAATTGGTCTGATCAAATTTGGGTTTTCTATACATTGattttgtgatttaatttcaacaaaatatgTTAAAACAGCCTGAATgccttcgagaaaagtatggtacggccgacggccgtgcctttgtttttgttttgtcgacttggcgggggcactgccgtgcccccagataacgTCACAAATATCAACAAACGAGTTAactatacatacctactaccgtcacagaataagtaataactgACGGCAGATTCAAATATACTGTTGCCTTACCGTTATATGTTTTTGGGCAGCTTTTTGACGTGCAATCAAATAAGTATCTTGCTGAGCATATACATTTAATACATTCATTTTCGATAACGTCACCAATATCACAAGCCTCTAAGTTTAGACCAGGATCTGAAATTAAAAGGGAGTTAACATTACCAAATACAATTTAACCCAGGGTATCCTTTCAAATATTGGCCGTATGCATATAATTGAATGAGAGCCTTCTTAAAGGTGGAATATTACTAGATGGCATTAGTGACGTGTGGGTGGTTCGTTTGgcatttgtgtcacgtttagTGTTGTTTTATAACTAACAAGCTTATGTCTGCGACTTCTTTTACGAATAATTCATTTAGCGCACCTACGggaatcataattattttcggGATAATGCCCTTCTCAGTCTCTAtactataccaaatttcatcaccaTTGGTTGAGACCTTTAAGTGTCAAAGcgtaagtaacaaacaaacgaaccAGCATACTCACATTCGCAATTTTAATATTAGCTAtgacagggtttctcaaagtggggtacgcgaacccctaggggttcgctattcgacggtagggggttcgcgacaaggtttacgtaatggtggctgcaagactggcaagatgattaagattggcttttggagtatttttgtatgttttatttcaactccaaatttgttacttgtttgttatttgttgttgtttgttgttgtttgtttcagtttgtattttcgttggcaagacgattcttagattcttacctatatttgctaccttttattgaaataaataatatacattatattatcatgatgattgaaataaaaataaacttagtttctccaacagccagttttattactttctttggtgggggggggaggtaggggttcgctgtcgtctagaaactttaacaggggtacgtggagccataagtttgagagaCTGTATAGATCAATTACCCAATATTTTTTTCCCCCGATATTTAAATTCCCGTTCGCATTAATACAAACGGGAATTTAAATATCGGGGAAAAAAATATTGGGTAATTGATCTATACAGTctactagagctgcgctgagcgttgatacgtaaatgaagcgtttttattggtccatgacaaacacattcaaCGCATCGCaacgcaacgcatcctcgcagaCCTCTGGTGGCAACGCAGCCTTTTATTTGCttaatgtttgttttcttaCCGCGCTCACTGTCGTCCGAAGACACGTTACCAAGGGCAAA from Choristoneura fumiferana chromosome 24, NRCan_CFum_1, whole genome shotgun sequence encodes the following:
- the LOC141441898 gene encoding uncharacterized protein codes for the protein MFLIILAVIFALGNVSSDDSERDPGLNLEACDIGDVIENECIKCICSARYLFDCTSKSCPKTYNASDENSADVKGQSCRPHKIYNLDETICICNPDGRWPHKSCHNIFGPLPTSHITKQKCIPGSYVVIDCNICRCNDKGQIDNERCTKNECDPIKVSNHRRNTKSGQVYGKCKAKSWYSYGPCQFCHCLNNNKLMCNTGTKNSNSVRLGTYNFSVCGTDLLKEALQLSSQGKEAENVLRLNKDTETSVSINDETTTKAAEKSDFKVIDLEMDQHNNNDNDDDGDDDGKTEEHYVKITATRSKTGKKDSQDFSESDNESEAGGEKFTKQPYEENDNIEIDSDNGEGRTEDRDDKNDENNSEDMSEESMPVKQIEREQPLNIPVKSAEDDSEPSMSIKFDSNKAEQTQTQERLTADEKKPTKKRKKPSKYDDKKDDEDEETMGFDLGQAIKNNLPMMVGHVLSNLRKTVNLESENDCEPGTQYQVQCNVCHCLKNKKMICTDNKSVAKTVWHERCEKNAVALNDCNWCRCGSNHQFVCQARACREVDVFGHFNDAIKDIDVGMEGHGVWRSTASACEPGVHYHKDKLICVCGEDGTWPNPVCRDIFQILHAVEVPKTDVKDECAPTKLYLIGCNVCFCPSTGRINSSLCTKQVCDDNDPVLEPNNKVETVDTQEDSKDLYAECETDLIYKLGCRTCTCLRNNRLVCGNCTGPAVNQSMNYCKNQPALTVFDVDCNMCYCDHNSNMVCSAKRCLGKAEASLRRFMDIDERYVELTETPLDDRNCRKGSKYKKGCNTCLCLENETGAKMFACTTEPCGRSLFAKITKDCVMHTSFELNCLKCQCVSANGRTWQWCETESRCSLTETVVDGRDLDSLHGYCEPRHEYVKDCNKCQCLSEGQMLVCTDLICDKSPDPLEIEVVPLKQHGSCPKGHTYKIDCNICICLKNGNALCTTMNCAKQTGKVLP